AGAACCAGGAGATGGACCGCCTGTCGGCCGCGATGTACCACGCGCGCGAGCTCGCGATGACGCGCATGGAGACCGAGGCCGACCTGCTGGGCGCCGACGGGATCGTGGCCGTGCGCCTGGAGATCGAGTTCAAGGAGTTTGGCAGCGACCTGGCCGAGTTCATCGCCGTGGGCACCGCGGTGAAGGCCGACGAGCCCGGCGAGTGGCGCAACAACACCGGCAAGCCGTTCACGTCCGATCTGTCCGGCCAGGACTTCTGGACGCTCGTGCAGGCCGGGTACGCGCCGCTGGGCATGGTGATGGGCACCTGCGTCTATCACATCGCACACCAGCGCTTCCGCCAGGCGATGAGCAACATCGGGCAGAACGTGGAGATCCCGCAGTACACCGAGGCCCTCTACGACGCGCGTGAGCTGGCGATGTCACGCATGCAGGCCGAGGCCGAGCAGCTGCACGCCGAGGGCATCGTGGGGGTGCAGTTGCTGTCACTGCCGCATCGATGGGGCGGGCACACGACG
The sequence above is a segment of the Amycolatopsis sp. 2-15 genome. Coding sequences within it:
- a CDS encoding heavy metal-binding domain-containing protein codes for the protein MTTTDPAAQQIPEDAMRRLAEMRPGQATSLFTSDLSVNEFLLVREAGFRPLGLVLGSSIYHVGFQMGRWSKNQEMDRLSAAMYHARELAMTRMETEADLLGADGIVAVRLEIEFKEFGSDLAEFIAVGTAVKADEPGEWRNNTGKPFTSDLSGQDFWTLVQAGYAPLGMVMGTCVYHIAHQRFRQAMSNIGQNVEIPQYTEALYDARELAMSRMQAEAEQLHAEGIVGVQLLSLPHRWGGHTTEFFAIGTAVKPLRPDHRITKPQLVLPLTD